The Capra hircus breed San Clemente chromosome 25, ASM170441v1, whole genome shotgun sequence genome has a window encoding:
- the CLCN7 gene encoding H(+)/Cl(-) exchange transporter 7, producing the protein MANVSKKVSWSGRDLDDDEAAPLLRRAPRPGAPAGEAAPLLNGAGPAAARASPHSAFFRIGQLSSVELDDELLDPDMDPPHPFPREIPHNEKLLSLKYESLDYDNSENQLFLEEERRINHTAFRTVEIKRWVICAMVGILTGLVACFIDIVVEKLAGLKYRLVKDNIDRFTEHGGLSFSLLLWAALNAAFVLLGSTIVAFVEPVAAGSGIPQIKCFLNGVKIPHVVRLKTLVIKVSGVILSVVGGLAVGKEGPMIHSGSVIAAGISQGRSTSLKRDFKIFEYFRRDTEKRDFVSAGAAAGVSAAFGAPVGGVLFSLEEGASFWNQFLTWRIFFASMISTFTLNFVLSIYHGNAWDLSSPGLINFGRFDTETMVYVIHEIPIFIAMGVVGGILGAVFNALNYWLTMFRIRYVHRPCLQVVEATLVAAVTATAAFVLIYSSRDCQPLRGSSVSYPLQLFCADGEYNSMAAAFFNTPEKSVVSLFHDPPGSYNPVTLGLFTLVYFFLACWTYGLTVSAGVFIPSLLIGAAWGRLFGISLSYITGAAVWADPGKYALMGAAAQLGGIVRMTLSLTVIMMEATSNVTYGFPIMLVLMTAKIVGDVFIEGLYDMHIQLQSVPFLHWEAPVTSHSLTAREVMSTPVICLRRREKVGVIVDVLSSTASNHNGFPVVEDADGTQPARLQGLILRSQLIVLLKHKVFVERSSMGLLRRRLRLKDFRDAYPRFPPIQSIHVSQDERECTMDLSEFMNPSPYTVPQEASLPRVFKLFRALGLRHLVVVDNCNQVVGLVTRKDLARYRLGKGGLEELSLAQT; encoded by the exons ATGGCCAACGTCTCCAAGAAGGTGTCGTGGTCCGGCCGCGACCTGGACGACGACGAGGCGGCGCCGCTGCTGCGGAGGGCGCCGCGGCCCGGGGCGCCGGCCGGGGAGGCGGCGCCGCTGCTGAACGGAGCCGGGCCCGCGGCCGCCCGCGCG TCACCACACTCGGCATTCTTTCGGATCGGACAGTTGAGCAGCGTGGAGCTGGACGATGAGCTTCTGGACCCT GACATGGACCCCCCTCACCCCTTCCCCAGGGAGATCCCACACAACGAGAAGCTGCTGTCCCTCAAGTACGAG AGCCTGGACTACGACAACAGCGAGAACCAGCTGTTCCTGGAGGAAGAGCGGCGCATCAACCACACG GCCTTCCGGACGGTGGAGATCAAGCGCTGGGTCATCTGCGCCATGGTGGGCATCCTCACGGGTCTCGTGGCCTGCTTCATTGACATCGTGGTGGAGAAGCTGGCTGGCCTCAAGTACAGGCTCGTCAAGGACA ACATCGACAGGTTCACCGAGCACGGCGGGCTGTCCTTCTCCCTCCTGCTCTGGGCCGCACTCAATGCCGCCTTCGTGCTCCTCGGCTCCACCATCGTCGCCTTCGTAGAG CCGGTCGCCGCTGGCAGCGGGATCCCCCAGATCAAGTGCTTCCTCAACGGGGTGAAGATCCCCCACGTGGTCAGGCTCAAG ACCCTGGTGATCAAAGTGTCCGGCGTGATCCTGTCAGTGGTGGGGGGGCTGGCCGTGGGGAAG GAGGGGCCGATGATCCACTCCGGCTCGGTGATCGCCGCGGGCATCTCCCAGGGCCGGTCCACGTCGCTGAAGCGGGACTTCAAG ATCTTCGAGTACTTTCGCAGAGACACGGAGAAGCGGGACTTCGTCTCGGCAGGAGCTGCAGCTGGAGTGTCCGCAGCCTTCGGGGCCCCCGTGG GTGGGGTGCTGTTCAGCTTGGAGGAGGGTGCGTCCTTCTGGAACCAGTTCCTGACGTGGAGAATC TTCTTTGCTTCCATGATCTCCACTTTCACCTTGAACTTCGTCCTGAGTATTTATCATGGGAATGCATGGGACCTGTCCAGCCCTGGGCTCATCAACTTCGGAAGATTCGATACTGAG ACCATGGTGTACGTGATCCATGAGATCCCCATCTTCATCGCCATGGGCGTGGTGG GGGGCATTCTCGGAGCTGTGTTCAACGCCTTGAATTACTGGCTGACGATGTTTCGAATCAG GTACGTCCACCGGCCCTGCCTCCAGGTGGTCGAGGCCACGCTGGTCGCCGCTGTCACCGCCACGGCCGCCTTCGTGCTCATCTACTCGTCCCGGGACTGTCAGCCCCTGCGGGGGAGCTCTGTGTCCTATCCCCTCCAG CTCTTCTGCGCTGATGGTGAGTACAACTCGATGGCTGCGGCCTTCTTCAACACCCCAGAGAAGAGTGTGGTCAGCCTTTTCCACGACCCCCCAG GCTCCTACAACCCCGTGACGCTTGGCCTGTTTACCCTGGTCTACTTCTTCCTGGCCTGCTGGACCTACGGGCTCACGGTGTCGGCCGGTGTCTTCATTCCGTCCCTGCTCATTGGCGCTGCCTGGGGCCGGCTGTTCGGCATCTCCCTGTCCTACATCACGGGGGCCGCG GTCTGGGCGGACCCTGGCAAATACGCCCTAATGGGAGCCGCTGCCCAGCTGG GTGGGATCGTGAGGATGACGCTGAGCCTAACGGTCATCATGATGGAGGCCACCAGCAACGTGACCTACGGCTTCCCCATCATGCTGGTGCTCATGACCGCCAAGATCGTGGGGGACGTCTTCATCGAG GGCTTGTACGACATGCACATCCAGCTGCAGAGCGTGCccttcctgcactgggaggcccCCGTCACCTCGCACTCACTCACCGCCAG GGAGGTGATGAGCACGCCGGTCATCTGCCTGCggaggagggagaaggtgggcGTCATCGTGGACGTGCTGAGCAGCACGGCATCCAACCACAACGGTTTCCCCGTGGTGGAGGATGCTGACGGCACGCAG CCAGCTCGGCTCCAGGGCTTGATCCTGCGCTCGCAGCTCATCGTCCTGCTCAAGCACAAG GTGTTCGTGGAGCGCTCCAGCATGGGCCTGCTGCGACGCCGGCTGCGGCTAAAGGACTTCCGCGACGCCTACCCACGCTTCCCCCCAATCCAGTCCATCCACGTATCGCAGGACGAGCGGGAGTGCACCATGGACCTGTCCGAGTTCATGAACCCCTCGCCCTACACGGTGCCCCAG GAGGCGTCGCTCCCACGGGTGTTCAAGCTGTTCCGGGCCCTGGGCCTCCGGCATCTGGTGGTGGTGGACAATTGCAATCAG GTGGTCGGGCTGGTGACCAGGAAGGACCTGGCCAGGTACCGGCTTGGAAAGGGGGGCCTGGAGGAGCTCTCTCTGGCCCAGACGTGA
- the PTX4 gene encoding pentraxin-4 — translation MGSPTGRALPFFLILVHIYLHGALSQATRPVGQRKPFLARLRRLEEQFRRFQEVTLTHLQGIASHYNLSVDIEARFRSLARESQAVALALNQSQAAVQEELGHLRTWVRRTQRRGRKADHRLLALSATVSEGSARRAREQETQRAAVSGLARDVRALRDALLRLTPLVQSQGARLAALEGPLRVAGTSPTTPNVTLAPSRPSNLSAPQLQGGGQASRAPPEPRNPPLDFAHRLQGAQEPRGLGNQQAWPPESPGEVCNVGPALIFPNASTMNVGFLRPGFLTGLRALSICSWVRTAADHLGTLLSYATEENDNKLVLHGRDSLAPGSVHFVIGDPAFRELPLQPLLDGRWHHVCVIWTSILGRYWLHVDRRLVATGSRFREGYEIPPGGSLVLGQEQDHVGGGFDSSEAFVGSMAGLAIWDRVLVPGEVSNLAMGKALPTGAILTLANATSVGGFVQRVNCTCLQLCP, via the exons ATGGGCAGCCCGACGGGAAGAGCCCTGCCTTTCTTCCTCATCCTTGTGCACATATATCTACATGGAGCTTTGTCACAAGCAACCCGCCCTGTGGGGCAACGAAAACCATTTCTCGCGAGGCTCCGTAGACTAGAAGAGCAG TTTCGGAGGTTCCAAGAGGTGACCCTGACGCACCTTCAGGGCATCGCCAGCCACTACAACCTGTCCGTCGACATCGAGGCCCGGTTCCGGAGCCTGGCCCGGGAGAGCCAGGCCGTGGCCCTGGCGCTCAACCAGTCGCAGGCGGCCGTGCAGGAAGAGCTGGGCCACCTCAGGACCTGGGTGCGGAGGACGCAGCGCCGAGGCCGGAAGGCGGACCACAGGCTGCTGGCCTTGAGTGCCACTGTGAGCGAGGGCAGCGCGCGGCGCGCCCgggagcaggagacacagagggcCGCTGTCTCAGGCCTGGCCCGGGACGTGCGGGCCCTGCGGGACGCGCTGCTCCGCCTGACGCCCCTCGTCCAAAGCCAGGGAGCCAGGCTGGCCGCTCTCGAGGGCCCGCTGCGGGTAGCTGGCACCAGCCCCACCACCCCAAATGTGACTCTGGCCCCATCTAGGCCGTCGAACCTGAGCGCCCCACAGCTGCAGGGGGGTGGGCAGGCGTCCAGAGCTCCGCCTGAGCCCCGGAACCCACCTCTGGACTTCGCTCACCGTCTCCAGGGAGCACAAGAGCCCCGGGGCCTAGGCAACCAGCAGGCATGGCCCCCTGAGAGTCCAGGAGAGG TTTGCAACGTGGGCCCTGCGCTCATCTTCCCAAATGCCTCCACCATGAATGTGGGCTTCCTCCGCCCCGGTTTTCTCACGGGTCTGCGGGCCCTGTCCATCTGCAGCTGGGTCCGCACAGCCGCTGACCACCTGGGCACCCTCCTGTCCTATGCCACCGAGGAAAACGACAACAAGCTGGTTCTGCATGGCCGCGACTCCCTGGCTCCTGGCTCCGTCCACTTTGTGATTGGAGACCCAGCCTTCAGGGAGCTGCCCCTCCAGCCACTGCTAGACGGCCGGTGGCACCACGTGTGTGTCATCTGGACGTCCATCCTGGGCAGGTACTGGCTCCACGTGGACCGAAGGCTCGTGGCCACCGGCTCTCGGTTCAGGGAGGGGTATGAGATCCCCCCAGGAGGGTCCCTGGTGCTAGGCCAGGAGCAAGACCACGTTGGGGGCGGGTTTGACAGCTCTGAGGCCTTCGTGGGGAGCATGGCAGGCCTGGCCATATGGGACCGCGTGCTGGTCCCTGGGGAGGTTTCGAACCTGGCCATGGGGAAGGCGCTCCCGACAGGTGCCATCCTGACACTGGCCAATGCCACATCAGTGGGCGGATTCGTGCAGAGGGTGAACTGCACCTGCCTGCAGCTGTGTCCCTGA